From one Cucurbita pepo subsp. pepo cultivar mu-cu-16 chromosome LG17, ASM280686v2, whole genome shotgun sequence genomic stretch:
- the LOC111778249 gene encoding peptidyl-prolyl cis-trans isomerase FKBP62-like, translating to MDEDFDIPAAPDMNDDLDFPDETVALKVGEEKEIGNQGLKKKLLKEGEGWVTPENGDEVEVHYTGTLLDGTQFDSSRDRGTPFKFTLGQGQVIKGWDLGIKTMKKSEKALFTIPPDLAYGESGSPPTIPPSATLQFDVELLSWTSVKDICKDGGIFKKILTEGQKWENPKDLDEVLVNFEAKLEDGTLVAKADGVEFTVGDGYFCPALAKAVKTMKLGEKALLTVKPQYGFGEKGKPASSNEGAVPPNASLDITLELVSWKTVSEVTPDKKVIKKILKEGEGYEKPNDGTVVKVKLVGKLGDGKIFLKKGYGDGEEPFEFKTDEEQVIDGLDKAVATMKKGETALLTIAPEYAFGSSESKQELAVVPPNSTVYYEVELVAFDKEKESWDMNNQEKIEAAGKKKEEGNVLFKAGKFARASKRYEKAVKFIEHDSSFSEEEKKQAKALKVACNLNDAACKLKLKLYKEAEKLCTKVLELESSNVKALYRRAQAYIQLADLDLAEVDIKKALEIDPNNRDVKLEYKTLKEKVKEYNKKDAKFYGNMFAKMNK from the exons ATGGATGAGGATTTTGATATCCCTGCGGCGCCTGACATGAATGACGACTTGGATTTTCCTGATGAAACCGTTGCTCTCaaggttggggaggagaaagaaattggaaatcaggggttgaagaagaagctttTGAAGGAAGGTGAAGGATGGGTCACTCCTGAAAATGGCGATGAGGTTGAAG TTCACTATACTGGGACTTTGCTTGATGGAACTCAGTTTGATTCGAGCCGCGATCGTGGAACTCCGTTCAAGTTCACTCTTGGCCAAG GACAAGTGATTAAAGGATGGGATCTGGGTATCAAAACAATGAAGAAGAGTGAAAAAGCTCTTTTTACCATTCCTCCTGACTTGGCATATGGTGAATCTGGATCCCCACCAACCATTCCTCCTAGTGCTACATTGCAGTTTGATGTTGAGCTACTATCTTGGACAAGCGTCAAGGACATATGCAAGGATGGAGGAATATTCAAGAAGATCCTAACTGAAGGACAGAAATGGGAAAATCCAAAAGACCTTGATGAAGTGCTAG TTAATTTTGAGGCTAAGCTGGAAGATGGAACACTTGTTGCAAAAGCAGATGGAGTGGAATTCACCGTTGGGGATG GTTACTTTTGCCCTGCTCTTGCAAAGGCTGTAAAAACCATGAAGCTAGGTGAAAAGGCACTCCTCACGGTGAAACCACAAT ATGGGTTTGGGGAGAAGGGTAAACCAGCCTCTAGCAATGAAGGTGCAGTTCCACCAAATGCATCTCTCGATATTACACTAGAGTTGGTATCTTGGAAGACTGTTTCAGAAGTTACCCCTGACAAGAAGGTTATCAAGAAAATTctgaaagaaggagaagggtATGAGAAGCCAAACGATGGTACTGTCGTCAAAG TGAAATTGGTTGGGAAGTTGGGAGATGGcaagatatttttgaagaaGGGATATGGTGATGGTGAAGAGCCATTTGAGTTTAAAACAGATGAAG AACAAGTGATTGATGGCCTCGACAAAGCTGTGGCAACAATGAAGAAAGGTGAGACAGCCCTGCTGACTATAGCACCTGAGTATGCTTTTGGTTCATCTGAGTCAAAACAGGAGTTAGCTGTAGTTCCTCCGAACTCAACTGTGTATTACGAAGTTGAACTAGTGGCTTTTGACAAG GAGAAGGAATCATGGGATATGAATAACCAGGAAAAGATTGAAGCTGCTGgtaaaaagaaggaagaaggaaatgTGTTGTTTAAGGCTGGAAAATTTGCCAGAGCCTCCAAGAGATATGAGAAG GCTGTGAAGTTCATTGAACACGATTCTTCCTTTAgcgaagaagagaaaaaacaggCTAAGGCATTGAAAGTTGCATGCAATTTGAACGATGCAGCTTGTAAATTGAAGCTAAAGCTGTACAAGGAGGCAGAGAAATTGTGCACCAAG GTACTGGAACTCGAAAGTTCAAATGTTAAAGCTCTATATAGAAGGGCTCAAGCATATATCCAACTAGCTGATTTGGATTTGGCCGAAGTTGACATCAAGAAAGCTCTCGAAATCGATCCAAATAACAG GGATGTGAAATTGGAGTACAAAACTCTAAAGGAGAAGGTGAAGGAATACAACAAGAAGGATGCCAAGTTTTACGGCAACATGTTTGCCAAAATGAACAAGTGA
- the LOC111778162 gene encoding peptidyl-prolyl cis-trans isomerase FKBP15-2-like isoform X1, whose amino-acid sequence MKASLIFFLLACTSVYAMSAEDVTKLQIDVTSRPSSCDIKTHKGDKIKVHYRGMFADGTVFDSSFERGVPFEFELGAGKVIKGWDQGLLGMCVGEKRKLTIPSKLGYGPKGVPPTIPGGATLVFDTELVAINGKPSRGGNSVKKESDDL is encoded by the exons ATGAAGGCTtctctaattttcttcttgcttGCGTGCACTTCAG TTTACGCGATGTCGGCTGAAGATGTAACTAAGTTACAGATTGATGTTACg AGTAGGCCATCATCTTGTGATATTAAAACTCATAAAGGAGATAAAATCAAAGTTCATTATCGT GGGATGTTCGCAGATGGGACTGTTTTTGATTCTAGTTTTGAAAGGGGTGTCCCATTTGAGTTTGAGCTTGGCGCTGGTAAAGTAATTAAAG GATGGGACCAAGGATTACTAGGAATGTGCGTTGGTGAGAAACGGAAACTGACAATTCCTTCAAAGTTAGGATATGGACCGAAAGGCGTTCCACCAACCATACCAG GTGGTGCAACACTTGTCTTTGACACTGAGCTTGTTGCTATTAATGGGAAACCATCAAGGGGTGGAAACTCAGTCAAGAAAGAGAGTGATGATCTATAA
- the LOC111778162 gene encoding FK506-binding protein 2-like isoform X2: MKASLIFFLLACTSVYAMSAEDVTKLQIDVTSRPSSCDIKTHKGDKIKVHYRGMFADGTVFDSSFERGVPFEFELGAGKVIKGWDQGLLGMCVGEKRKLTIPSKLGYGPKGVPPTIPGNPNITLKLIYLHQFFTVLVRRCSQKRTNKD, translated from the exons ATGAAGGCTtctctaattttcttcttgcttGCGTGCACTTCAG TTTACGCGATGTCGGCTGAAGATGTAACTAAGTTACAGATTGATGTTACg AGTAGGCCATCATCTTGTGATATTAAAACTCATAAAGGAGATAAAATCAAAGTTCATTATCGT GGGATGTTCGCAGATGGGACTGTTTTTGATTCTAGTTTTGAAAGGGGTGTCCCATTTGAGTTTGAGCTTGGCGCTGGTAAAGTAATTAAAG GATGGGACCAAGGATTACTAGGAATGTGCGTTGGTGAGAAACGGAAACTGACAATTCCTTCAAAGTTAGGATATGGACCGAAAGGCGTTCCACCAACCATACCAGGTAATCCTAACATAACCCTAAAACTCA tctatttgCATCAATTTTTTACCGTACTAGTAAGAAGGTGTTCCCAAAAGAGGACAAACAAAGATTGA
- the LOC111779054 gene encoding TBC1 domain family member 15-like isoform X3, which translates to MLFCFKLTGILMTNTATATELDAFYPVRAECVADIPKTRFKIKPGKTLSARRWDAAFSKDGHLDIAKVLRRIHRGGVHPSIKGAVWEFLLGCYDPNSTFEERNGIRQQRREQYGVWKDECQKMVPMIGSGKFVTTAIITADGRPVEEETSTNLQEIDTVGTSDDSPGGNNSTLDKKVIEWKLTLHQIGLDVVRTDRALVYYESEANQAKLWDILSVYAWIDGEVGYMQGMNDICSPIIILLENEADAFWCFDHAMRRLRENFRCNTGTIGVQSQLSTLSQVIKIVDPKLHQHLEELDGGEYLFAFRMLMVLFRREFSFVDSLYLWETGFR; encoded by the exons ATGCTCTTTTGCTTCAAGCTAACTGGGATTCTTATGACGAATACTGCAACCGCAACTGAGCTGGATGCATTTTATCCAGTTAGAGCTGAATGTGTAGCAGATATTCCGAAGACCCGATTTAAAATTAAg CCGGGGAAAACTCTTAGTGCAAGAAGGTGGGATGCAGCATTTTCTAAAGATGGCCATTTGGATATAGCCAAAGTGCTTAGACGAATTCACCGTGGG GGAGTTCACCCTTCTATCAAGGGGGCAGTTTGGgaatttttgttgggttgttaTGATCCTAACAGCACATTTGAAGAGAGGAATGGAATCAGACAGCAACGTAg GGAGCAATATGGCGTCTGGAAAGATGAATGTCAAAAGATGGTTCCAATGATTGGTTCTGGAAAGTTTGTTACAACGGCTATTATCACAGCGGATGGACGACCAGTAGAGGAGGAAACAAGCACAAATTTACAAGAAATAGATACCGTTGGCACATCGGATGATTCTCCGGGTGGAAACAATTCTACTTTAGACAAGAAGGTTATTGAATGGAAGCTAACTTTACATCAGATAG GTTTGGATGTAGTTCGCACAGATCGAGCTCTTGTATACTACGAGAGTGAAGCTAATCAAGCAAAACTTTGGGATATCCTTTCTGTTTATGCTTGGATTGATGGTGAAGTTGGTTATATGCAAG GGATGAATGATATTTGCTCGCCAATTATAATTCTACTCGAAAATGAAGCCGATGCTTTTTGGTGTTTTGATCATGCAATGCGCAGACTA AGAGAAAACTTTAGGTGCAATACTGGTACCATAGGAGTGCAATCTCAGCTCAGTACGTTATCACaagtaattaaaattgttGATCCTAAGCTTCATCAACATCTCG AGGAGTTAGATGGTGGAGAATACTTGTTTGCATTTCGGATGTTGATGGTGCTTTTTCGCAGAGAGTTCTCCTTTGTGGACAGTTTATATCTTTGGGAG ACTGGTTTCAGATGA
- the LOC111779054 gene encoding TBC1 domain family member 15-like isoform X1: MLFCFKLTGILMTNTATATELDAFYPVRAECVADIPKTRFKIKPGKTLSARRWDAAFSKDGHLDIAKVLRRIHRGGVHPSIKGAVWEFLLGCYDPNSTFEERNGIRQQRREQYGVWKDECQKMVPMIGSGKFVTTAIITADGRPVEEETSTNLQEIDTVGTSDDSPGGNNSTLDKKVIEWKLTLHQIGLDVVRTDRALVYYESEANQAKLWDILSVYAWIDGEVGYMQGMNDICSPIIILLENEADAFWCFDHAMRRLRENFRCNTGTIGVQSQLSTLSQVIKIVDPKLHQHLEELDGGEYLFAFRMLMVLFRREFSFVDSLYLWEMMWAMEYNPNLFLTYESGSDSKGGGGTGGNDKHLKQYGKFERKNVKMGPNDQQLPLPVFLVASVLEAKNKRILKEAKGLDDVVNILGDVTGNLDAKKACNEALKLHKKYLSKIKN; this comes from the exons ATGCTCTTTTGCTTCAAGCTAACTGGGATTCTTATGACGAATACTGCAACCGCAACTGAGCTGGATGCATTTTATCCAGTTAGAGCTGAATGTGTAGCAGATATTCCGAAGACCCGATTTAAAATTAAg CCGGGGAAAACTCTTAGTGCAAGAAGGTGGGATGCAGCATTTTCTAAAGATGGCCATTTGGATATAGCCAAAGTGCTTAGACGAATTCACCGTGGG GGAGTTCACCCTTCTATCAAGGGGGCAGTTTGGgaatttttgttgggttgttaTGATCCTAACAGCACATTTGAAGAGAGGAATGGAATCAGACAGCAACGTAg GGAGCAATATGGCGTCTGGAAAGATGAATGTCAAAAGATGGTTCCAATGATTGGTTCTGGAAAGTTTGTTACAACGGCTATTATCACAGCGGATGGACGACCAGTAGAGGAGGAAACAAGCACAAATTTACAAGAAATAGATACCGTTGGCACATCGGATGATTCTCCGGGTGGAAACAATTCTACTTTAGACAAGAAGGTTATTGAATGGAAGCTAACTTTACATCAGATAG GTTTGGATGTAGTTCGCACAGATCGAGCTCTTGTATACTACGAGAGTGAAGCTAATCAAGCAAAACTTTGGGATATCCTTTCTGTTTATGCTTGGATTGATGGTGAAGTTGGTTATATGCAAG GGATGAATGATATTTGCTCGCCAATTATAATTCTACTCGAAAATGAAGCCGATGCTTTTTGGTGTTTTGATCATGCAATGCGCAGACTA AGAGAAAACTTTAGGTGCAATACTGGTACCATAGGAGTGCAATCTCAGCTCAGTACGTTATCACaagtaattaaaattgttGATCCTAAGCTTCATCAACATCTCG AGGAGTTAGATGGTGGAGAATACTTGTTTGCATTTCGGATGTTGATGGTGCTTTTTCGCAGAGAGTTCTCCTTTGTGGACAGTTTATATCTTTGGGAG ATGATGTGGGCCATGGAATACAATCCAAACTTGTTCTTAACGTACGAATCGGGGTCTGATTCGAAGGGTGGAGGGGGAACCGGTGGGAACGACAAACATCTAAAACAATATGGGAAATTTGAGAGGAAAAATGTGAAGATGGGACCCAATGATCAGCAACTTCCGCTTCCAGTTTTTCTAGTTGCAAGTGTCCTCGAGGCCAAGAATAAGCGAATTCTCAAGGAAGCCAAAGGTTTGGATGATGTTGTAAAC ATATTGGGTGATGTAACTGGAAATCTGGATGCCAAAAAAGCATGTAATGAGGCGTTGAAACTACATAAGAAGTACTTGAGCAAG ATCAAGAACTAG
- the LOC111779054 gene encoding TBC1 domain family member 15-like isoform X2 — MTNTATATELDAFYPVRAECVADIPKTRFKIKPGKTLSARRWDAAFSKDGHLDIAKVLRRIHRGGVHPSIKGAVWEFLLGCYDPNSTFEERNGIRQQRREQYGVWKDECQKMVPMIGSGKFVTTAIITADGRPVEEETSTNLQEIDTVGTSDDSPGGNNSTLDKKVIEWKLTLHQIGLDVVRTDRALVYYESEANQAKLWDILSVYAWIDGEVGYMQGMNDICSPIIILLENEADAFWCFDHAMRRLRENFRCNTGTIGVQSQLSTLSQVIKIVDPKLHQHLEELDGGEYLFAFRMLMVLFRREFSFVDSLYLWEMMWAMEYNPNLFLTYESGSDSKGGGGTGGNDKHLKQYGKFERKNVKMGPNDQQLPLPVFLVASVLEAKNKRILKEAKGLDDVVNILGDVTGNLDAKKACNEALKLHKKYLSKIKN, encoded by the exons ATGACGAATACTGCAACCGCAACTGAGCTGGATGCATTTTATCCAGTTAGAGCTGAATGTGTAGCAGATATTCCGAAGACCCGATTTAAAATTAAg CCGGGGAAAACTCTTAGTGCAAGAAGGTGGGATGCAGCATTTTCTAAAGATGGCCATTTGGATATAGCCAAAGTGCTTAGACGAATTCACCGTGGG GGAGTTCACCCTTCTATCAAGGGGGCAGTTTGGgaatttttgttgggttgttaTGATCCTAACAGCACATTTGAAGAGAGGAATGGAATCAGACAGCAACGTAg GGAGCAATATGGCGTCTGGAAAGATGAATGTCAAAAGATGGTTCCAATGATTGGTTCTGGAAAGTTTGTTACAACGGCTATTATCACAGCGGATGGACGACCAGTAGAGGAGGAAACAAGCACAAATTTACAAGAAATAGATACCGTTGGCACATCGGATGATTCTCCGGGTGGAAACAATTCTACTTTAGACAAGAAGGTTATTGAATGGAAGCTAACTTTACATCAGATAG GTTTGGATGTAGTTCGCACAGATCGAGCTCTTGTATACTACGAGAGTGAAGCTAATCAAGCAAAACTTTGGGATATCCTTTCTGTTTATGCTTGGATTGATGGTGAAGTTGGTTATATGCAAG GGATGAATGATATTTGCTCGCCAATTATAATTCTACTCGAAAATGAAGCCGATGCTTTTTGGTGTTTTGATCATGCAATGCGCAGACTA AGAGAAAACTTTAGGTGCAATACTGGTACCATAGGAGTGCAATCTCAGCTCAGTACGTTATCACaagtaattaaaattgttGATCCTAAGCTTCATCAACATCTCG AGGAGTTAGATGGTGGAGAATACTTGTTTGCATTTCGGATGTTGATGGTGCTTTTTCGCAGAGAGTTCTCCTTTGTGGACAGTTTATATCTTTGGGAG ATGATGTGGGCCATGGAATACAATCCAAACTTGTTCTTAACGTACGAATCGGGGTCTGATTCGAAGGGTGGAGGGGGAACCGGTGGGAACGACAAACATCTAAAACAATATGGGAAATTTGAGAGGAAAAATGTGAAGATGGGACCCAATGATCAGCAACTTCCGCTTCCAGTTTTTCTAGTTGCAAGTGTCCTCGAGGCCAAGAATAAGCGAATTCTCAAGGAAGCCAAAGGTTTGGATGATGTTGTAAAC ATATTGGGTGATGTAACTGGAAATCTGGATGCCAAAAAAGCATGTAATGAGGCGTTGAAACTACATAAGAAGTACTTGAGCAAG ATCAAGAACTAG
- the LOC111779055 gene encoding EPIDERMAL PATTERNING FACTOR-like protein 9, whose product MAKAAKPLLLLLLLALILCSLCSTMALKGRFSTEDELFAKPLPQFRSVQTTIAPEMRNSRRLMIGSTAPICTYNECRGCKYKCRAEQVPVEGNDPINSAYHYRCVCHR is encoded by the exons ATGGCGAAAGCTGCGAAAccacttcttcttctcctccttctaGCCCTAATTCTCTGCTCTCTCTGCTCAACAATGGCGCTAAaag GACGATTCTCAACAGAGGACGAACTTTTCGCTAAACCTCTGCCTCAATTCCGTTCCGTACAAACAACAATCGCGCCCGAG atGAGAAATTCAAGAAGGTTGATGATTGGTTCAACAGCACCGATATGTACTTATAATGAATGTAGAGGATGCAAATACAAGTGCAGAGCCGAACAAGTGCCAGTTGAAGGCAATGACCCGATCAATAGTGCTTATCACTATAGATGTGTTTGTCATaggtaa
- the LOC111778690 gene encoding asparagine--tRNA ligase, cytoplasmic 2-like, giving the protein MAAEHPTVFAPVTFSKYSKRVLLKTVLDCSDGGLGFVDQKLVIGGWVKSSKEVFREAVVPADASVRTAGDALPPRAKDVSCIEILQSRIPIVRSLLRMLYGNDLHAGEKLETSVHKPPPPLPSTTFLVVNDGSCVASLQVVVESSLHHPGQLMPTGTCILVEGILKRTPAPGKHLVRLEVEKILHVGKVEQEKYPLTQKKLPMDLLRKFSYFRPRTTTVASVMRVRNALTFATHTFFQNHGFLYVQLPTITTTDSEGFSEKFHVTTRAGKSEDKKIEPTEDKETDGVSLETVKAAAVEKRNIVKELERSESNREALAAAVQDLKKTNELALQLEARGKQKLKLKKDKVHVSETFFPQETYLTVSGQLHLETYACALGNVYSCGPRFRADRIESAKHAAEMWMVEVEIAFAELEDVINCADDLVKFLSKWVLEHCLDDMKFVQKRIDKTSIHRLESTITSSFERVSYTAAIEILDKATDQKSQRLKRLKFGAALTDDHLSYLADAIFKKPVIVYNYPKETKPFNVRLNDDGKTVAAFDVVLPKGGVVISGSQKEERLDVLLTRMKEMGLPREQYEWYLEIQRHGTVKHSGFSLAFDRFVLFTTGLTDIKDVIPFPRSLGKVSH; this is encoded by the exons ATGGCCGCCGAACACCCTACTGTTTTCGCCCCTGTCACCTTTTCCAAGTACTCGAAGCGGGTTCTTCTCAAAACTGTGCTGGACTGCAGCGATGGTGGTTTGGGGTTTGTGGATCAGAAATTGGTGATCGGAGGCTGGGTGAAGTCCTCCAAGGAGGTTTTCAGAGAGGCGGTGGTGCCGGCTGATGCTAGTGTTAGAACGGCGGGTGATGCTCTGCCGCCTAGGGCTAAGGATGTTAGCTGCATTGAGATTTTACAGTCGCGGATTCCGATCGTTAGGTCTTTGCTTAGGATGCTGTATGGAAATGATTTACACGCCGGTGAGAAGTTGGAGACGTCTGTTCATaagccgccgccgccgcttcCTTCCACTACTTTTCTTGTTGTTAACGATGGCTCTTGTGTTGCAAGCCTTCAG GTTGTTGTTGAGTCCTCGTTACATCATCCTGGCCAGCTGATGCCTACGGGAACTTGCATCTTGGTGGAAGGCATATTGAAGCGGACACCGGCACCTGGGAAACATCTGGTTCGGCTTGAAGTGGAGAAAATCCTTCACGTAGGGAAGGTTGAACAGGAAAAGTACCCACTAACCCAAAAGAAGTTGCCAATGGAtcttttgagaaaattttcttattttcgtCCTCGAACAACTACG GTAGCATCTGTTATGAGAGTTCGTAATGCCTTGACTTTTGCAACTCACACATTCTTCCAAAATCATGGCTTTCTTTACGTGCAATTACCGACCATCACGACCACAGACAGCGAGGGATTCAGTGAAAAGTTCCATGTTACAACCCGTGCTGGCAAATCAgaagataagaaaatagaaCCAACAGAAGACAAAGAAACTGATGGTGTGAGTCTTGAAACTGTTAAGGCTGCTGCagtagagaaaagaaatatcGTCAAAGAACTCGAGAGAAGTGAAAGCAACAGGGAAGCCTTAGCTGCTGCAGTTCAGGATTTAAAGAAGACAAATGAACTTGCATTACAATTAGAAGccagaggaaaacaaaaattaaaattgaagaaagataAAGTTCACGTTTCTGAAACTTTCTTCCCACAAGAAACTTATCTCACGGTGTCTGGACAACTCCATTTGGAGACCTATGCGTGTGCCCTTGGAAATGTTTACTCATGCGGACCGAGGTTTCGGGCAGATAGAATCGAGTCGGCAAAACATGCTGCTGAAATGTGGATGGTGGAGGTCGAAATTGCTTTTGCTGAACTCGAG GATGTCATCAACTGTGCTGATGACCTTGTTAAGTTCCTCTCCAAATGGGTGTTGGAGCACTGTCTGGATGATATGAAATTCGTGCAAAAACGAATCGACAAAACGAGCATTCATCGCCTTGAATCAACCATCACAAGTTCATTTGAGAGGGTCTCTTACACTGCTGCAATAGAAATTCTGGATAAG GCAACCGATCAAAAATCTCAACGCTTGAAAAGGCTTAAATTTGGTGCTGCTTTAACTGATGATCATCTCAG TTATCTTGCTGATGCCATCTTTAAGAAGCCTGTGATAGTATATAACTACCCAAAAGAAACCAAGCCATTTAATGTGCGTCTGAATGATGATGGGAAAACAGTGGCAGCATTTGATGTAGTTCTTCCAAAG GGTGGAGTAGTAATTTCTGGCAGCCAAAAGGAGGAGCGTCTCGATGTATTGTTGACAAG GATGAAGGAGATGGGGCTGCCAAGAGAGCAGTACGAGTGGTACTTGGAGATTCAAAGGCATGGAACAGTGAAGCACTCTGGTTTTAGTTTAGCATTTGATCGTTTCGTTCTGTTTACTACTGGCCTTACTGATATCAAAGATGTTATTCCATTTCCAAGGAGTCTTGGAAAGGTCAGCCATTAA